CTAAGAAGTTGAAATTAAAATAACAGAGATATTCGAAGTATATAAAAAATCAGATTTGTTGCAAGAAGTTCACGTGCACCTCCGTGCACGTTTCAAAATTTATATTGCGGGACGTCCGACCTCCAATTACATGTTTTAAAAATGGCAAAACATGACGTCCGACCTTCAATTGTGTGTAATTCAACGTATACAAAGAAATATGATAGAAGTTCATAGTGAAAACAACGAGAAGTTCAAGTACTGCAAGGAATGCATTTCAGGTGAAAATAAAAGTAGAGAAAAATAAAATCTTAAAATGTTTGTTGACAGAAGTTCAAGTGTTGTGTCCGGGGAAGTTCAAAACTTGTTGCGAGAGAGGTTCACCTTGTATTTCCATGTTTGATTTTTCCGTATAAAAATCGAATACAATTCTTTACTCAAAATATAAAAAGGTGAAGTTCAAATTGAAAGAACAGAGAAGTTCGGAGTTTATTAAAACCTAGGATTTACctgttcaaaaaataaaaaacacaaTGCCATTTTTTGCACTTTTAAAAACAACTCATAAACAAAAAAAAATGGTTGCTAGATGTTCAAGTGCTCGGCGaggaaaagttcaaaaaattctTATGAGAGAGGTTCACCGTGTATTTAAAATAATTCTCTCAAGCCAAAGAGAAGTTCAAACTGATAACAACCGGAAGTTCACGTACTACATGATGTGTATTTCAAATAAGAAAAATATAATAAAGtgaaacagagtgaagttcaaacacACATATccagaagttcaactacttcatATAGTGCAAAAAACAGCACGTCAAAAAATAGAGTGAAGTTCCAACAGACATGCCcgagaagttcaactacttcacgcAGTGCATTTCCATTCGCGATGAACGCAGAAATCATGATCTTGTAATTTTCTAATTTACATCAAAACGgcaggaatatcatttgtgtaagttcaagtcctcggtcggagaaagttaaaaaaatattgtgagagaagtttgtaaaaaaagaatatcatttgtggatgagaaaattacaaaAGAAAATATGTCAAAGTTCAACGTGAAAATAGCAGGAAGTTCACCAACTACACTAAATGAATTTTGGATGAAAAAAATTTAAAAtcgtcgcgagtatgaaaaacgatcaacacgggaaagttgcgtgtttacagCAGTTTTCCACTGGTATATCATTTGCTCAATTCCGGTGAGTGTTCCGGTAagtggatggagagctacgagcaaaaaaacacgtgaaaaacagagtgaagttcaagtaaacatgccgagaagttcaagttcttcacgcggtgcattttTGAAGAATCTGTTTCACGATAAAGGCAGAACGAATGATCCTGCCGTTTTCGAAATTACTTGAAACCAGCTAGGAATCAGAGaaaccatcaacatgaaaaagtttcgcattttccgCAGCTTTTTAagggtatattatttgccccactCCGATAAAATTTGTAGAAATTACGGCGAAAATACAtttttagccattttcaaaatGGACATAAATCCGTAATGAACTGGGAGAAATAATATATaccaaaaagtttcgcatttcctcaagctttccaacgccatatcatttgctgcatTCGGACGGAAGGTTAGAAAATTAgctcgaaaatacgaactcggtggaacttgtatcgttttataaattacttttaaaccgtttaaaattagaaaaaacttttaacatgaaaaagtagcgcattttcataagctttccaatgccatatcatttgcctcaattgTATTAGCCATTTAGAAATGTcatcgaaaatacgaactcgaCTGTTCGGTCTACGAAATTCTACAATTTTCCAAATTACTGTTTTTCcatagggaattagagaaaactttcaacatgccaatgccatattatttgcctcatttcgataaacggtttagaaatgcgatcgaaaatacgattcacgtattttgtatgaagaaaaaacagttttcaaaactgctcttaaaccgcttacattttgccaGAAATTTAACTTGGATCATGATActggtgtccatagctttccaacggtatatcgcaagccccaCTTGGGAAATGTtggcggaagttcaacctagcactgggagaaattcaggtcgaacaactcaggcagtaaaattgcaaaaaatgCAATTTCTTTTTTTGAGGGAAATAACAGGACTCTGTGCGTATTTttataaattttttgaaaaaaatatataCAAGGTTTTGTACAAGCTAAAAAAACGAAAAGAAAAGAAACTATACAACATCAGGAGCAAAGTCCTGAAAAAATGCAATTTCATCACAACCCGAGAGCAAAATCCGCCAACGAGCGAGATTGCTATTTAAAACGGGTATTTAGTTGCTAAAAACGTTTCTAGATTACACTAACATTATATAGAACGCAACTAACCAGAATAATTCGCCCGGTGAGAcacggttgcgaagatagcccgaaggtcaGGTTCGTACATAGCAAAGTTCAGGCGCGTTACTCAGGCAAttcaggttgtgatcagaatagtgtttatgtatatgtgtgtgtgtgtgtctatatatatatatatatatatatatatatatatatatatatatatatatatatatatatatatatatatatatatatatatatatgtatgtatgtatgtatgtttaaAACATATATTACGTTTTACTACCAGGAAAGCACAAATGTTACCAGAGTGAACATGTTTAGATTAATACATTACGATATGACAGAAGCAAAGAAGATGTGGAAAAGTGCATCCATCAAATCATGGAAAGAACCTCAATCATATAATTATTTCTTTATGCATGACTTTATTGCTAGCAATATATAAGTTGGAGACTAGACTTTTCTCTTTTTGTGAGAAAATTATGAATCCTGGAAAAAGTCATAAAAATGCTATGGAGATGTTTGCATCTATTACTCTTTTAACAGTTTTTTTGTTGTTGATTGTGCGGGCTTATATCTAAAATAAACTTCTAAGTTATTCCGTCGAAACTTATCAAAATAGTTGTCAAGTGAACGAAAAATTGGAAACATATACTTTTGATTTGTCGAAGGCATTATATACCAAGGTTATAAGTGATTAGTTAATTATATTTTTATCTGTACATATAAAATTTATGTATATGCTTCATTTCATATTCTATTATTTGAAGTATTAAATTTTGACTATAATAAGACATGAATATTAAAGCTATATAGTCAAGATGATGAATATTAAACATATGTAGTCATAGAACAAGATGGAATTGTTCGAGTAGAAATTTGGGACTTCTTAATTTCCTTACTCTCAGTAAATTAAATATAGTCTCAAAGCACCATCCCATGTTTTATAATTTAGGTAAAGTTAAAATAATAGGCTATAAAACTAGCCCGTGCGAATGCACGGGTTGGCAACTAGTCATCTAAATTGCTTGGATAGTTGGACCGGGAGGATACCATGACATTTCTAGCTCCCCTTTTCTTTTGATGGAAACTTCGCATAGCAGTGTGTTTACCTTCAATCCGGTTTCATATTGTGGCACTAGGCTTATTCCCATGCAAAAGGCGTTCATGGCTCTGCCAAAAATCCTCACGGCGGCACTTCATGTTCTCTACCGTCATGCTTTGCCGGACCTGTCGCTGGAGATCCGGGCCTTAGTTGACCTCCCTGTCGTGATGTTCGGTGTGATTTTGTTGAGAGGCCAGTGGAAGTACTCCATGGCCTCGCAAGAAAAGAAAAGAGTATCTAAAATGACAAAAACAGAAAAGCAATTCAAGCACACGCACACGGCTGTACTAGTGTTTCTTCAACTAATTACGCATTTGCTTCATATACCAAACTAGATGGGTTCACTTCAACTCCAGCGGCACCTACCCAGATCGACCATCCAGGAGAAAAAGCAACACATGTGCTCCGGATAGAAGACACATAGGGACACACCGGAGAAGAAGCATCTCACACCAGCACGTGACAGGGGAGGCTGGGCGCATGTAGATCACCTTTCAGTCACGGTTGAAGCTCATCCCACAGATGGTTACTAAGGTCAATGACGAAGCGACAGAGTCCAAGGCCCCCCAAGACACCAGAAGTGCCTTCTCATTGCGCCCAGCTATGTGTCACAAATAGAGTGGGTCAACAGGGTCATCAGCAAGCTCTAGACACGCATTGAGGGTTGGGTGCTTGCCCGGTAGCCCATCCACTCTGGAGAATTATACACCCGAGCTTCCATATTGGCGCCATTGTGACAACCGTGCTGTCTATTTATAGTGATTGGCTAATGCTTTTGGGCAACAAAGAATATATAAAGACATTGGCTAAGTAATTGTCTCCATCGCACTGGGACGAACACCACAGTTTGCCCATCAAGCTCGGAGATTGCTTATTAGCACTGTGGGTAGCTAAGTCCATGGAAATCATGAAATATTTCATTAAGTTATTAAGTTAGTGCTATTCATTGTTCACTTGTAGAGGATATATGAACTCATATTGCAATTAAAGTTGTAAGATTAGGGAAACCACCCGTTGTGGTGCCTTGTACTGATCAATATATATAGGTTACAAGGCAGAGTTCGTATCGTACAATATACGAACACCTATACAAGGACTACACATATACAACCGTATAACTATACAAAAACAATATGGTTATATATTCTAACACCCTCCCTCAGTCGTAAACAGGCGTCGGCGAATGTTAAGACTGTCCCGAAAATCAAAAAAGAGAGGAGATGGCAATCCTTTGGTGAAAATGTCCGCAAATTGAGAAGAACTCGGAACCTGAAGAACCTAGACCTCGCCTGTGGTGACACGGTCTCGCACAAAGTGTAAATCGATCTCCACATGCTTGGTGCGCTGATGATGAACGGGATTCTGTTTCATGTAAACAGAGCTCACATTGTCACAAAACACCACAGTGGCACCAGTCACCGGTCGATGAAGTTCCTGAAGAAGCTGCCGTAACCAACATGTTTCAGCCACGACATTTGCAACTGCCCTGTATTCGGCCTCACCGCTGGAGCGAGAGACCGTCTGCTGCCGCTTAGCAGACCACGACACCACGTTAGTGCCAAGAAAGACGCAATAACCTGAGGTAGACCGGCGAGTGTCAGGGCAACCTGCCCAATCAGCGTCAGAATAGGCCAGCAATTTGTTGGAGCTGCGTCGAAACAAAGTGAGGCCGGTGGTGCCGCGGATATAGCGAAGCACACGCTTCACAAGGAGCAAATGATTAGCCCGAGGATCATGCATATGAAGACAAATCTGCTGCACAGCATAAGAGATGTCCGCCTGCAATACTACGATACTCGGTGGGATCTGCAACTGGATCACTGGACTTGGCTGAAAGTTTGGAGGTAGTATCAACGGGAGTAGAGATGGGTTTGCACTGCAACATGCCAGCTCTGTCAAGAAGATCCAATGCATACTTCTCCTGTGAGAGGAACAAAGTGTCGTTGCTGCGTGTGACAGAGATGCCCAGAAAATAATGAAGATCACCCATATCTGTCATACTGAATTTGGTACGAACAGAGGCAATCAAACTGTGCAACAATGTCGAGGAAGATGCAGTCaggataatgtcatccacatagagcAGGAGATAGGCCATGTCAGCACCACGCTGATAGACGAACAACGAGCTGTCGGACTTGGAGCCAATGAAACCAACCGATGCAATGAACGAAGCAAACCGCTGAAACCATGCTCGAGGCGCCTGTTTCAAACCATAGAGTGATTTGTTGAGACGACAAACCTTATCAGGGAAACGAGGATCAGTGAACCCAGAAGGCTGACGAGCATAAACAGTCTCGATGAGAGTGCCATTGAGGAACGCATTCTTGACGTCAAGCTGATGAATGGACCAGTCACTAGAGAGAGCAAGAGAGAGCACTGTTTGAATAGTGGCTGGCTTAACGACCGGGCTGAAAGTTTCATCAAAATCGATACCTTCTCGCTGAGTAAATCCACGAAGCACCGAACGAGCTTTGTAGCGATCCAAAGAACCATCAGACTTCATCTTGTGATGGTAGATCCACTTACCACTAACAATGTTAGCATTGCGAGGTGGATCAACGAGGTCCCAAGTGTTGTTGGAGAGAAGAGCACCATACTCCTCAACCATAGCGGAATGCCAATTTGGATCCTTGAGAGCACCACGATAAGTCTTCGGTATTGGAGATAAACCCTCAACATGAAGATGAAATATCTTTTTCGGCTGCACAATGCCCTTTTTAGCACGAGTGGCCATGGCGTGGGATGGTGGCGGTGGAGGGGCCCGCGGCCGGCGGGTCCGGGGTGGATCCACAGCAGCAGGAGCCGGCGACGGTGTTGCCGACGGTGACGCTGCTGTAGTAGGAGAAGGACTCCCAGCAGGACCGCCATCGAGGCTCCTGGCAGGGCGCTCGACAGAAGCCCGTGCCCCAGGCGACCGGGGCGAGGTCGGTGGCAGCGACCAAGGAGGGGaccgtggcggcggcgacggcgaccgcggcggcGACCGTGGGGCCGCGTCCGGGGTCACCGTGCCTGGCACGGTGAATGGCATCAACGAGACCGGCTGCTCAGTACCCTGCAAAAAATCATAAGTGTGCAAGGAAGGAGTAGGAGTTGACGAAGATGGAGTGGAGGCAAAGGGAAAGGTTGACTCATCGAACACTACATGACGAGAGATGATGATCTTTTGGGTGGAGCAATCAAGGCAACGATAGCCATGATGCCGTGATGGGTACCCTAGAAACACGCATGGCACGGAGCGAGGCGCAAGTTTGTGTGGAGCAACGGCTGTGGTTTTGGGGTAACATAGACATCCGAAAACCCGAAGACCAGCATAGGCAGGATCTACGCCAAGTAATGCACGAAAAGGAATATGATCCGAGATTGCCTTGGAAGGCAGCTGATTATGCAACATAATGGCGGTGTGAAGAGCTTCGACCCAAAAACGAGGTGGCATACTAGCTTGAATAAGGAGTGTACGAGTAATGTCATTAAGAGTAAGAATAATGCGTTCGGCTTTGCCATTCTGTTGCGAAGTGTATGGACATGAAAAGCGGAGTGCAATTCCATGGTGCTGGGCAAACGAATGGAGGAGTGAATTATCGAACTCACGACCATTATCACACTGAATAGCCTGCAAGCGTGCACTAAACTAGGTGAGCGCTAAAGCATGAAGGGACGACACGTGCGAGAAAGCTTTGGACTTAATCCGGAGAGGGTAAACCCATGCATACTGAGTAAAATCATCGAGACAAACGAGATAATACTTAAAGCCAGAAATACTCTCAACAAGAGATGTCCACAAATCACAGTGAATTATTTGAAAGGGAGTAGTGGTTACACGATTGGTGGAAGAAAAAGGAAGACAAACATGACGACCTAACTGACAAGCATGACGCAAACTACTTTTATTATTTTCCCTAGGGATAATCAAAGAACGAGCTAATGACTCCATGAAGGGCCGCCCAGGATGCCCAAGCCGATGGTGCCAGAGTGCTGCATCGACGACGAGGAAGGCGTGTGGCTGGCTGGTAGAGGAAGGGCGGATGGAGTAGAGAGCTCCGAAGCTATTGCATCTGAGAATCTCGGTCCTAGATAGAAGATCCTTCACAGAAAAACCAAGAGGGTCAAATTCGACGGAGACACGATTATCAATGGTGAACTGACGAACAGACAAAAGGTTTTTAACTATGTTAGGAACTACTAAGACATTACGAAGGTAAAGAGGACGAGAGGTGGTGGAAATAGGAAGACGCGCATGCCCGATACCGGTGATTGGAAGAGTGGAACCGTTACCGACAACGACAGCAcgacgagaggaggaggggggagaCACGGAGGTGAGCATACCGGGATCGGACGCGAAGTGGGAGGAGGCACCGGTGTCCATCAGCCACTCCCTGTAGGGTGCTTGCAGCCCCATGGTTTGGAACTGATGCATGAGCGCGGCCTGGTCCAATGAAGCCGAAGTtgatgccggtgatgatggagccGTGCCGGTGAGACCGTAGGAGGGCTGTCCAGAGGCGTAGCCGTAGCCGTAGGGAGCAAGGCCGTACGGGTTCTGGGCGTAGAACACATGCGGCGACGAGGTGTGCCGGGGCACGTAGCTGGGAGCAGGGGCATAGTCGGGCGGCGCGCGACCGAGCAGCCCCCCTTGGCCATAGGGCCACATCTGGATGGCGCCGTTCCAGGGATGCTGCGGTGAGGGCTAGGAAGGAGTGGCAGCCTGCGGGGTCGCGGGCGCCGGGATGACCTCCTTGGTGACTCCAGCGgcggccttcttcttcttctttccttttccAGGAGCCTTGCCAGGGCTGCCGGTGTTGGTGAAGAGGGCCGTGTCTGAGTTGCGGGCGCGGCGGTTTTTGCGTTTCATGTCTTGGAGCGCAAGCAACGAGCGGCACTGCGGGAAGGTCATACCGGGCATGAGGGAGATTAGATCGGCGGCGGACTCGTATTGCTCGAAGAGGCCGTTGTGGCAGTGGACCACCATCTCGGCATCATCAACGGGGGCACCAAGATCCGCAAGCCCATCGGAGAGGGACTTGACCTTCTGAAGATAGTCGGCCATACTCATCTCTCCCATCTTGACATCGCCGAGCTCGACCGTGAGGTGGAGTTGACGATTGATCTTGTGGTCGTTGAAGAGACCGTTGATGCTGTTCCAGAGATCGACAGCGAGGGGATCGTCGCCGGGCATCATGGCGACGTCGAGGATACTGAGCGAGACAGACCCATAGAGCCAAGAGACGACGGTGGCGTCGAGGAGAGACCACTCCGGGTTCGGCGCATCGGGAGCATCGAAGTCGAGGTGATCCAGGAGGGCGTACTTGCGACAGGCGGCGCGGAAGAAGGTGCGCCACTGCCGGTGAACGCCGGTGTCGAGCGCGAGCTCGACGGGAACGTGGCCTTTGATGGAGTGGAGGCCGACGGCCTGGGCGTGCAGCGAGGTCAAGGAGAAAGACCCCGCGCTCGTCCCTGATCCATCGACGGCGGTCGCGAGAGGCAGCTTGGCCTTGGCGGCCTCGGCGTCCTAGCGCTCCTTGGCGGCGGCCAGCGCCTGGTTCGTCGCGTCGGTGTCGGGCTGCGACATGGATGCGGCGGTGTGGGCGCGGCGGCGAGAGAGGAGGTGGTGGCTTCGGCGGCagcggaaggaggaggagggcggcACAGGCTAGGGTTAGGTTTTTAGGCTCTATACCATGTAAGATTAGGGAAACCACCCGTTGTGGTGCCTTGTATTGATCAATATATATAGGTTACAAGGCAGAGTTCGTATCGTACAATATACAGACACCTATACAAGGACTACA
This sequence is a window from Aegilops tauschii subsp. strangulata cultivar AL8/78 chromosome 7, Aet v6.0, whole genome shotgun sequence. Protein-coding genes within it:
- the LOC141026652 gene encoding uncharacterized protein produces the protein MSQPDTDATNQALAAAKERTSAGSFSLTSLHAQAVGLHSIKGHVPVELALDTGVHRQWRTFFRAACRKYALLDHLDFDAPDAPNPEWSLLDATVVSWLYGSVSLSILDVAMMPGDDPLAVDLWNSINGLFNDHKINRQLHLTVELGDVKMGEMSMADYLQKVKSLSDGLADLGAPVDDAEMVVHCHNGLFEQYESAADLISLMPGMTFPQCRSLLALQDMKRKNRRARNSDTALFTNTGSPGKAPGKGKKKKKAAAGVTKEVIPAPATPQAATPS